AGGTGCTGATGAGGCTTATGGGATGTCTGGTAGCCAAGTTCCTGATACAGACGCTGCTGTGAAGTCAACTCCCCAAGCTGCTGAGAGGAGGAAATGGACTCAGATAGAGGATAAAATCCTTATTGGAGCATGGCTTAACACCAGTAAAGACCCGGTCGTGAGCAATGAGCAGAGAGCTGGAGCATTCTGGAAGCGGATTGTAGAGTACTACAACGCAAGCCCTCTCCTGGTTGGCAAAATAGAGAGAGAGCTGGTTCCTTGCAAGCAGAGATGGGCTCGGATTAACGAGCAAGTATCGAAGTTTGCTGGATGCTATGATGCGGCTCTTCGGGAGCAAAGAAGTGGtcaaaatgatgatgatgtgatgaaagctGCCTTAGACTTATTCTTCAACAATTACGAGTCCCAGTTCAAAATGGATCACTGCTGGAGGGAGCTGAGGCATGACCAGAAATGGTGCTCCATGTTTAAGGGTAAGGACAGTGGTAAGGAGAAGCGCAAAGTGGTGGATGTTGATACAGAAGAAGAGGCTGAGGGTAGACCTCTCGGAGTGAAGGCTGCAAAAGCTGAtcttaagaagaagaagagtggcaGAGAACAGGAGTTGTCAAAGTTACAAGGCGTTTTAGAACTGAAAGGACAACTGTCTAGGCAAAAGATCCTTGAACGTTTACTCGCGAAAAAGGAGCCTCTCTCTGAGATGGAAACAACTCTAAAACTCAAACTAATGTCTGAATTGATTTGATGTTTATCTGTTTGGTTTAAGGTATTACTGTTGTTTTGAGTACTAATTTCTTTAAAACTAAACTAACTCTTCTCTTGATTCTCCTTGTTTCAGGTTAAGGCTGAAGTTGTCACGGGTGCATTGAAGCTTGGGAAAGTCACGGGTGCATTAGGAGTAGGGAAAGTCACGGGTGCCTTAGGAGTACTGAAACTCACGGGTTCATCTCTTTCAGTTTATGTAGTATAAGTAGTTCTCGTTTGGTCTTTAGCTATGTATCaccttctctttctttcctcttcaTCAAAACTTGACTTATGTTCTTGTGGTTTCTCGGAGATGTTGTAAGATGTTGCTACCATGATCTGCTAAAGTTCACAAAACCTGCTGATCTCTTGTAATATTTGCGTGTAAGAAGTTCTTCTCTTGATTCTCTTTGTTTCAATATTAAATCTTGCTAGAATGTTATTGTTAACAGGATGGTCTCTTCATTCTGTTTCTATCGATATTAAAACTTGGTAGAATGTTATTGTAAAAAGGAGGTTCTCTTGGTAGTCTTTGAACTCAAATACTTGGTAGAATATTACAACTTGATATACTGTTTTAGTAAAAAGGATATTAAGACTTCTCTTGCTAGAAACCAAACGAATACACTCTTAATTTTAAGCGTAGGACTATTGATTATGTTAAGATAATGGGACGTACGGTGTTATGTAAAATTGATACATGCATGGTTTGCATGGGAATTAGAAACTGATCTAGGTAcatgaaaagtgaaaacaaagcACTACCACTAATAAAAATCACACAATAACTATAAATAACTTATACATAATTTGAGATTATGTATCTTTGGAGAAAGTGACAGTAAAaaaaccttatatatataaatgtataacttAAACATAATTTGAGATTATAcgtaaaaaaatgtatatgggAAAAAacttatacatataaataactTATACATAATTTGAGATTATACATGAAAATTAACTTATATGGGAAATAACTCAAGCAGGatgtcatcatcttcatccgaTGGATTGGAAGAAAGATTAGACGAAGTTTTCGACGATATTTGCGAAGATACATTCAACGACATTCTCGAGGCCCAAACCAAGAAGCAAAAGAAACGTGCTTATATAGAACGAAACCGTGAAGCAGGACACAACCGTTTATGGAATGACTACTTCACCGAAAATCCGACATATGAGGCACATTTTTTCAGACGCCGTTTCCGTATGAACAAGGAATTATTCATGCGTATTGTATATGGCCTCTCACAGAACGTTCCATTctttcaacaaagaagagatgctaCCGGGAGGCTTGGTCTTTCTCCACTACAAAAATGTACGGCAGCAATTCGTATGCTTGCTTATGGTTCTGCGGCTGACGCGGtagacgaatatctccgactagGTGAGAGCACGGCACTTTCCTGTTTACATAATTTCACTGACGGAATAATACATTTATTTGGAaatgagtatctacgaagacCCACAGCAGAGGATCTTCAGcgactactcgatattggagagacaCGCAGGTTTCCTGGGATGGTTGGAAGCattgactgtatgcattgggagtggaaaaattgccCAACCTCTTGGAAAGGACAGTATGCACATGGATCAAGCaaaccgacaattgtcttagaggctgtagcttcacaagatctttggatatggcacgctttttttggtcctccaggtaccttaaacgatattaatgtcCTTGATCGgtctcctgtttttgatgacattatagAAGGTCGAGCTCCAAGGTTAGAGTACGTGGTCAACGGACACAAATATAAGTTTGCTTACTACCTCACGgacggtatatatccaaaatggtcaacatttatccaatctatcacacttcctcaaggtccGAAAGCAAACTTATTTGCTAAAGTTCAAGAATCAGCCCGTAAAGATGTggagcgggcttttggagtattgcaagccCGATTTGCGATTGTCAAAAACCCGGCTCTTACATGGGACAAAGAAAAGATAGCGAAAATTAtgcgagcatgtatcatactacacaatatgatagttgaaAATGAACGCAATGGATATGCTCAAATCGACATCTCGGAATTTGAAGAAGGAAACGTCACCAGAAGTTCACAGGTGGAAACCGAAACCGACAGGCCTACAAATCTCAACAACATATTTGTCAATCAAAATCAGAAAGATCTTCGGGATAGGCGTATACATGAACAATTGAAAAAAGATTTAATTGAGcatatttggaacaaatttggtgatgaagattaataattattgtatctttgagtttaattattgtatttttttccatcatgcaataaataaaaaataaatttcaatttaaaaaaattaattatttttttattcctaaGGACTCCTAATTGGAAATCACCATTGCACACATTATTTTGACTAaaatccttaactattcaaaaaaaaaaaaaaattattaaactaatccTAAGGACTCCTCCCACAAATCCACCATTGTGGATGCTCTAACCGCCGAAAGCACATCAACGATACCACCTGCTTGAACTTCTCCATTTGAACTCCTCACTTGGAGCTTGAGATATTTTTCACAGGTTGGACGCTGACGCTTCTTAACGAATGAATATTATGTAATGTTTCAAGAATTTAGCCGATTTTTCGTGGAAGCTGTCTATGGAAATTTTGGATATTCTGCAAAACTACGTTGAGCCCCTTATGGCTCTCTACGAATACTGACAGTTATATGGTCCCTGGGATCTGTCTAGACGGAGTACGGTGGGATCTGTCTCGCCGAAGTACGATGGGATCCGTAGCTTTTCCATTTGATGGATTTTGACCTCAATGATTCTCTTCTTAAAGGGGGATTTCAGATGCGCTCCAGGCTCAACTCGTCAGTTGGTGGATCTTTGAATTGATATATTGCATCGAGATCAGGAGGTCGGCGATTTACAGGTTTGTTATGTGCTTTCTTCCTCCAACCGTAGAGTTTTCAGTTTGGAAAAGCTGACTCTTTATCGCTACAGGGACGCTGACATTGCCAGCTGGTGGCGTGATGACAACGGTTATGACGGCGAGACACCCGTTAGTTGCCTTATTGGTTTCTTCTTGCTGAGAAAGAAGGTCCATGATGCTTTTCATCATTTCCATCATGGTTGCATCTTCGGTGGCCGGCGTAGTCTCTTCTCTGTTGGTTAAGTCGTTGGTTCTCATACTTATCTTCTTAGCGTTACTCTGAATAGTCCCACGTGGACACCAACTGTTGAATATGAGTTTGGTCGGCTCTTAGGAGATGAACAAACTTTATTGTGGGTAATTTTGAACACGCTTTTTATTGATCAATAAGAGAGATTAAAATGTTGAACGAGAAAATGAGTTGAAATATTCGGCGAGCATAAGTGAAAAGGACAAGGTCAGTCAGTGAGAGTAAAGAAGAAATTCTAGTTCGGAGTCAATTTGTTTGAAAGTGTATTTCTCTATTCTTCCTAATGCCTCACATCCTCTCTTTATACCCATGACTCTTTTTCCGTTTGCTCTAAAGTCGCCTTGACCTAATAAGCTGGGCCGAGTCTTTGGGCCAAGCTTATGGGCTGAGACTTTGGGATGAGTTTATGTGCCGAGTCTTTGGGCTGAGATTAATGAGACGAGTCTTTGGGCCGAGCTCTTAGGCTGATTGTAATGTGTTAGAGTCCTTGAGAGCCGATCTTGGCAGCTTGGCTGAGTCCTTGGGCAGAAGTTTTGTATTCGGCATGCTTTGTGGAGGGATGCAATCCCTCTCCAACATTCCCCCTTCTTTAAATTCACTCAGTGTCACGGGATGAATAGATCATGTACAAATATCTACCGGTTGGCTCTGTCTTCTCCAAATCACTAATGATTTTTTATGGCTCTCCAAGGTGGCTCCTGGTCTCGCTATCGTTGATTATCTGCACTCTGTAACTCTTGCTCACCATTCCAAGCCATTGCAATTCTTCTTCCTTGCGGTGTGTTTTCAAGTTCGGAATCACTGTGACCTCATCTACTCGTGACCTCCGGACGTGGTacctattctaaatcatcggaGTCACTGTCGCTTCTCTCTTCTCTGTCATGGACACCATCTGCTCGAGAATCTTTGGGCCGTGATTGAGGAGCTTAATATTGATCTATCTGGGTTCCATGGATCGATCACCGGCCTAATTCCTCTTTTAAAATATGATCCCTTTTCTTTGCTATCTTCATTTTTGACCCTAAACTTCCAAACATGCAAGTCTTGTTCTTCAAATTCCTTCCCCAGATACTGTTGCACAGAATTATATTAATGTCAAATAAGTTTCTATTATATGAAATGAAAAAGAGTAACATGACTATCACAGTAAAATTAGGAACGtagttttagttatttttcttttaatatgttttgcaAAATTTACTTTAATATAAGATTTGAAACATTTCAAGgatcaaaatttcatataagtAGACGCATcagaacaaaaaatatttgttcaataatGCACTTGAATTTATTACTATTGatgtatgtaaatatttttaaatcgatTACTGATAACTGTTTTTGAACTAAAATCATTTTAGATTTGTCTGATAGTGCATTATTAAATagtgaaattattaatttataaaatctatatataatagcaaacctATTTATTGTCTTGGCTGATGTCAGcatttttttataggaaaataaaaattttaatccaATGGTAGAGATCGCTTCCTTATGAAATATAATGTTGgagttttagttttgtttaaatGTATGACATCATTAGTTACTACTCCAAACGAtgtgtttttcatttttgaatcaTTGGTTTTCAAAAGGCACAACCCTTTCTCATTTTTTTGAATGACAaaacttggtgaacctttaaattcaatTTCTCTCTTACCACCAATCAAAGTGTCacctaaataattaataaaaatattaattttattttaaaaatttaaaaaaagaatgatGCGTAACacaaccctaaatcctaaattttaaaccctaaatctaacccCTAAATAATAAGCCCAAAACctataccttaaacccaaatagtaaaccctaaacccaaaatctaTACAATAAACCCAaatcataaatcctaaacccaaactgtaaacccaaatcctaaaccataagcccaaaccgtaaactctaaatccacacctaaatcctagaccctaaaccaaactgtaaaccctaaatccaattTCAAAtcttttggtttagggtttatggtttgggtttagggtctagaatttaggtttaggatataggatttgggtttagggttaaggtttagggttaaggtttaggatttgggtttatgaTCTAGAGCTTGGATTTGGATTTGGGGTTTAAATACACTATCAGTTGTGCCGAGATTAAtagggtttagtgatagtaGCTACAACACCGATCAAGACGACGACAAAAGCACAACCGGTCATATATTCTATCTTGGAGAAAGTCCAATTACATGGTGCTCACAGAAACATGACACTGTAACGCTATCATCATGTGAGGATGAGTTCATGGCTGGAACCGAAGCAGCAAGACAAGCACTTTGGCTTCAAGAGCTGTTAAGTGAGATCACGGGTCTTCCATGCGAGAAGGTCGTGATATGTATTGATAATAGGTCGGCTATTGCTCTTATTAAGAACCTGGTTTTTCATGGTCGAAGAAAGCATATAGACTCTCGATATCACTTTATAAGAGAATGCATGGAGAAGGGGCATATTGAAGTAGAACATGTTCTTGGAGACAAGCAAAAGGCAGACATCTTAACTAAAGCTTTAGGAAGAATCGAATTCAGAGAAATGAGAGATTTCATTGGAGTACAAGATTTGGAGAAAAGAGATTTCAAGCTTTGAAGGGAGAATGTTGGAATAAGCTTGAAATAGCTTAGGTTGGAATGTTGGGATAAATTTGAAATAGCTTGAAATAGTTATGGTTATCTAAAAGGATTAGGAAATATAGAGTTGTGTTAATCCCAATGAGGTTAGGATAATTAAAGTGTTATATAAAGATATGCAAGTGTGTTGAATAACTTAAGAGagttgagagctttagtttttgaGATAGTTTTCTAAAGCAGTAAAGAGTTTGAGTTTTAGTTATAATCTTTGAGCAAATACTTTCTGTTTGATACAATAGATGGATGGTTCGTTGatcccatgtttttttttttgttttttttttgtttaatctgGGGATATCCCGGACTTATAGAAGGGCCCAGACTAATTTTCAAGAGAAGGTGCAGCCCACGGATGTACTCTCTCTGAGTATGCAAATAGGCCCTAAAGCATAGGCCCATATCGTTGATCccatgtttctctctctctttcttcctttTTCATAGTCtatctatttttgttttgttcttagTCCACAGTTAATATGTACCTCTTTGTTTATATACATCACAGCTGTGCCACCGACGTCTGTGCCCTTATCTGCTTGTGCATGGCGATGGTCATCTGTTGTTGCCGCAACGGTTGTCGAGATTCTTTATATTACGCATGCGttatgcacaaaaaaaaaaaagacatttctTTTGTTCACGATCAGGGTTTCTGTATGATGTTGTCttgatttaataaattatcTCATGATCTTGAATTCTTGGAATATTATCTTTCAACTTGGAAATAAAGAACCGCCCTAGATCGTTTTGAATCGAAtggttgtatatatatatgaacacttACACCGGCTAGGATCCGAAGGAACAAGCCTTATCTTCTTCGGAGTCATGTCCTATACATAAgtcttaaatgaataattaaggAATCCTCTAGCTATACGATATATTCGGCTCTATAAAAGATatgagaaaatataaaaaacaatagATGTAATGCAATTGCGATAATTAATAACACACAAAATACAAGTTTCATGTCGTCCATCATAGCAACACACCCATTATTAAAGACTAGAGTTTGCAATTGCATGTATCCAAATGATCAATCACGCTTGAAAAAAGGTTTGAGAGaacgaatatatatatagttgagtACATATTCAACGATTTCAGGACACACGTTTTTCATCACATATATCCATTTCATCCACGATGGCTCTTCTATGTATGTCTCTCCTCTACAAATGCCGTTGAAGATTCCTTTTGCACATCTACTCACTGGCTCCGTGAAGATAAAATCTGAACCATACTATTTTTTAAATCGAGTACACGAAAATACATATAGTTAGAATTAGTGTTAATATTTATACGGTATAAAAATGTACACATTTTGTTACTTACATGTTCTATGCAGCGAGGAGTGGTCATATCTGTTGCTACAACTCCCGGAAAAACAATTGTTATTTTAATGTCCGGATTGAGCTCAATTCTTAGTGTCTCAAAGAATCTTAACAAGGCTGCTTTGCTTGCCTACAACAATAAATCAAGTAATATCAATAGTATGTAATTGTTGAGCCCCAAGTAAccttttatttcttcttcatgtatatatagaaactggtcaaataaatttttgtttatatctTAAAAGATCTTACTGAGTAGACGCTTGCCACTGGCAAAGCTATATTTGCTGCACCAGATGTAATCACAATGACTTTTCCCTTGCTTTTTCGAAGATGTGGAATTGCAAAATAAGTGATGTATGTCGAGCCCCAAAAGTTGATGTCCTTAAAATACACACGAGTTAGATGAAGCATGTAGCTTTTACAATGATTTAACGCTAAAACATTATGTTGGTTTTTCTAACATAacctaaatattatattatttttattatagtgTACACAATAATGATATGGAGATAAAATTTGTTTgcgttttaaaatatatagaatattgtatgtaaaactgtttttgttttcttttcctttttgttaTGAACATAGCACTTTAACGTGTATATtgaagaaattatataaaattcatgTTTGGTACTGATATCTAATCAGTTTACTTAATATATGGTTTAATGTGAATTTTGCAAATTAAAACTCACCATTATAGGATTAGCGGCTTGAATATGAAAGTAATCTTCAAAAACAACGGTTTGAGTTACTCCAGCATTGTTGATCAGGTGGTCCACTGTTTAGATATGACAACTTGATTAGAACAATAACTATGTAAATTGATTTGACCAAACAATACAAAACAAGAATTCTAACAATTCAATTAAAAACTGTGCCATGGTCGATTATAATAGTTCGTT
The Brassica napus cultivar Da-Ae chromosome A1, Da-Ae, whole genome shotgun sequence DNA segment above includes these coding regions:
- the LOC106413116 gene encoding glutathione S-transferase T3-like; the protein is MANSSSYVNLLHSQHPVDLESPEPFWFGSQGADEAYGMSGSQVPDTDAAVKSTPQAAERRKWTQIEDKILIGAWLNTSKDPVVSNEQRAGAFWKRIVEYYNASPLLVGKIERELVPCKQRWARINEQVSKFAGCYDAALREQRSGQNDDDVMKAALDLFFNNYESQFKMDHCWRELRHDQKWCSMFKGKDSGKEKRKVVDVDTEEEAEGRPLGVKAAKADLKKKKSGREQELSKLQGVLELKGQLSRQKILERITVKAEVVTGALKLGKVTGALGVGKVTGALGVLKLTGSSLSVYVV
- the LOC106415005 gene encoding putative nuclease HARBI1, with protein sequence MSSSSSDGLEERLDEVFDDICEDTFNDILEAQTKKQKKRAYIERNREAGHNRLWNDYFTENPTYEAHFFRRRFRMNKELFMRIVYGLSQNVPFFQQRRDATGRLGLSPLQKCTAAIRMLAYGSAADAVDEYLRLGESTALSCLHNFTDGIIHLFGNEYLRRPTAEDLQRLLDIGETRRFPGMVGSIDCMHWEWKNCPTSWKGQYAHGSSKPTIVLEAVASQDLWIWHAFFGPPGTLNDINVLDRSPVFDDIIEGRAPRLEYVVNGHKYKFAYYLTDGIYPKWSTFIQSITLPQGPKANLFAKVQESARKDVERAFGVLQARFAIVKNPALTWDKEKIAKIMRACIILHNMIVENERNGYAQIDISEFEEGNVTRSSQVETETDRPTNLNNIFVNQNQKDLRDRRIHEQLKKDLIEHIWNKFGDED